One window of Robiginitalea biformata HTCC2501 genomic DNA carries:
- a CDS encoding SRPBCC family protein produces MYLESPAVQLEKGPEATFAFLSDLSNFEQLMPENIQTFEVLGPDTFRFALKGMPEIVLERKSEDPPNQLVLGAASDKLPFTLTADIREISAGKSEVQLTFEGTFNAMMAMMVKGPITNFLGTLSTNLARV; encoded by the coding sequence ATGTATTTAGAATCACCCGCCGTACAGCTCGAGAAAGGCCCGGAGGCCACGTTTGCCTTCCTGAGCGACCTATCGAATTTTGAACAACTCATGCCTGAAAACATCCAGACCTTTGAGGTACTCGGGCCGGATACTTTCCGCTTCGCGCTGAAGGGCATGCCGGAAATCGTCCTGGAACGAAAATCCGAAGACCCCCCCAACCAGCTGGTTCTCGGGGCGGCCAGCGACAAACTCCCGTTTACCCTGACGGCAGATATTCGGGAAATTTCCGCAGGGAAGAGCGAGGTCCAACTTACATTCGAAGGGACCTTCAACGCGATGATGGCCATGATGGTTAAGGGCCCTATCACGAATTTCCTGGGTACATTGAGCACCAACCTGGCCCGGGTTTGA
- the ftsH gene encoding ATP-dependent zinc metalloprotease FtsH, giving the protein MAKDNKTPQKKPRFSSWWIYGLIIVFLIGFQFFGSDSLSPTSKTTTSELQEFLRNGDIDKILIITNTRQARVYLTEEAMTKDVHRDVSDQPFSLSSGSVPQYVLDYGDLQNFENDIKKIKQENNLDTVVDYDTESNVFMELLLTILPFVLIIGIWIYLMRRMSGGAGGGAGGQIFNIGKSKAKLFDEKTDTRTSFKDVAGLEGAKEEVEEIVEFLKNPDKYTSLGGKIPKGALLVGPPGTGKTLLAKAVAGEAKVPFFSLSGSDFVEMFVGVGASRVRDLFKQAKDKSPAIIFIDEIDAIGRARGKNNFTGSNDERENTLNQLLTEMDGFGTNTNVIVLAATNRADVLDKALMRAGRFDRQIYVDLPDIRERKEIFEVHLRPIKTAETLDLDFLARQTPGFSGADIANVCNEAALIAARKERKAVTKQDFLDAVDRIVGGLEKKNKIITPEEKKTIAYHEAGHATVSWMLEHAAPLVKVTIVPRGQSLGAAWYLPEERLLVRTEQMLDEMCATLGGRAAEKVIFDKISTGALSDLEKVTKQARAMVTIYGLNEAIGNLTYYDSSGQNEYGFTKPYSEETARKIDQEISRIVEAQYARAIDVLKKNKDKLIELAERLLDKEVIFKEDLEKIFGKRPFEKFDKLGQEKTLDAPDAGDKGAAEADGSENDAEPKASKPAGGKDPESPEEQEEKTVEKEN; this is encoded by the coding sequence ATGGCAAAAGACAATAAAACCCCCCAAAAAAAGCCGCGATTCAGTTCCTGGTGGATATACGGTTTAATCATCGTATTCCTCATCGGCTTCCAGTTCTTCGGTAGCGACAGCCTGTCGCCCACCAGTAAAACGACTACGTCGGAACTTCAGGAATTTCTCCGGAACGGGGATATCGATAAAATTCTGATCATCACCAATACGCGTCAGGCACGGGTATACCTCACCGAGGAAGCCATGACCAAGGACGTGCACCGGGATGTATCCGACCAGCCCTTCTCCCTGAGTTCGGGCAGCGTCCCCCAGTACGTGCTGGACTACGGCGACCTGCAGAACTTCGAGAACGACATCAAGAAAATCAAGCAGGAGAACAACCTGGACACTGTTGTGGACTACGATACGGAGTCCAATGTGTTTATGGAACTCCTCCTGACCATCCTCCCCTTTGTCCTGATTATCGGGATCTGGATCTATCTGATGCGCCGGATGTCCGGCGGGGCCGGTGGCGGTGCCGGCGGCCAGATATTCAATATCGGGAAATCCAAGGCCAAGCTCTTTGACGAGAAAACCGATACGCGTACCTCCTTCAAGGATGTAGCCGGCCTGGAAGGCGCCAAGGAGGAAGTGGAGGAAATTGTGGAATTCCTGAAAAACCCGGATAAATACACCTCCCTGGGCGGGAAAATCCCGAAAGGGGCCCTCCTCGTGGGGCCGCCCGGAACCGGAAAGACCCTCCTGGCCAAGGCCGTTGCCGGGGAAGCCAAAGTGCCCTTTTTCTCCCTGTCCGGATCGGATTTCGTAGAGATGTTTGTCGGGGTCGGGGCCTCCCGGGTCCGCGACCTGTTCAAACAGGCCAAAGACAAATCGCCGGCTATCATCTTCATCGATGAAATCGACGCCATCGGCCGCGCCCGGGGTAAAAACAACTTTACCGGATCCAACGACGAACGTGAAAATACGCTGAACCAGCTCCTGACGGAGATGGACGGGTTTGGCACAAATACGAACGTGATCGTACTGGCCGCCACCAACCGGGCCGATGTGCTCGATAAAGCGCTCATGCGGGCCGGGCGGTTCGATCGGCAGATCTACGTGGACCTGCCGGATATCCGGGAGCGAAAAGAGATTTTTGAGGTGCACCTGCGCCCCATCAAGACAGCCGAGACTCTGGACCTGGACTTCCTGGCCCGGCAGACGCCCGGTTTCTCGGGGGCGGACATCGCCAACGTCTGCAACGAAGCCGCACTGATCGCCGCGCGGAAGGAGCGCAAGGCGGTGACCAAGCAGGACTTCCTGGACGCGGTGGACCGGATTGTCGGCGGGCTTGAGAAGAAAAACAAGATCATCACCCCGGAGGAGAAAAAAACCATCGCCTACCACGAGGCCGGGCACGCCACGGTGAGCTGGATGCTGGAGCACGCCGCCCCCCTGGTAAAGGTGACCATCGTCCCGCGGGGGCAATCCCTGGGGGCAGCCTGGTACCTGCCTGAAGAACGCCTGCTGGTTCGCACCGAACAGATGCTGGACGAGATGTGTGCCACCCTGGGAGGACGCGCTGCGGAAAAAGTGATCTTCGACAAGATTTCAACCGGGGCGCTCAGCGACCTGGAAAAGGTGACGAAACAGGCGCGCGCCATGGTTACCATCTACGGGTTGAACGAAGCCATCGGCAACCTGACGTATTACGATTCTTCCGGACAGAACGAATACGGGTTCACCAAGCCTTACAGTGAGGAAACCGCCCGAAAAATCGACCAGGAAATTTCCCGGATTGTCGAAGCGCAGTACGCGCGGGCCATCGATGTCCTCAAGAAGAACAAGGACAAATTAATTGAACTGGCCGAGCGTTTGTTGGACAAAGAAGTTATCTTTAAGGAGGATTTGGAAAAGATCTTCGGGAAGCGCCCGTTTGAAAAATTCGACAAGCTCGGGCAGGAGAAAACCCTCGATGCGCCTGACGCGGGCGACAAGGGGGCTGCGGAGGCTGACGGTTCGGAGAACGACGCGGAGCCCAAGGCTTCAAAACCGGCCGGCGGCAAGGATCCCGAATCACCGGAAGAACAGGAGGAGAAGACCGTTGAAAAAGAGAATTAA
- a CDS encoding M14 family metallopeptidase, whose product MRTLQWCLLALAILTAGCEKQAEDARSEFPTPFESGDGNTTATYAETIDFYLQLAREYPEVNVQTLGATDSGKPLHLVTYSPEGDFNFERLRREHAILLILNGIHPGESDGIDASMLLLRDLAAGKLQVPEKLVVAVIPVYNVGGALNRNSGSRANQNGPASYGFRGNARNYDLNRDFVKMDTRNARTFAQIFHLVEPDFFLDNHVSNGADYQYTLTHLFTQHNKLGGPLGGYLEDSLRTALETSLARNDWEITPYVNVFNRPPESGFSQFMDSPRYSTGYAALWNTPGMMLETHMLKPYDQRVAGTYALMESLMALVAERREALREHRGQTKASWVPGSGYPLGWKADSTQFRMLDFKGYQADTIPSAVSGQPRLQYDRNRPVETRVRYYNQFRPTDSVRIPEAYIIPRQWTRVVERLEWNNIRYRALERDTTLGVTSYRIADYSTYQQAYEGHYPHYATSVTADTVRRDFHAGDLVVPTDQPGVRYLLETLEPMAPDSFFNWNFFDTILQQKEGFSPYVFEETAAELLAGDSLLRKKFQRMRDSVPGFADSGYRQLNWIYMQSPHYEAAHLQYPVYRLE is encoded by the coding sequence ATGCGGACTTTACAGTGGTGCCTGCTGGCATTGGCAATCCTTACGGCGGGATGCGAAAAGCAAGCCGAAGACGCCCGGTCGGAATTCCCCACGCCTTTTGAATCCGGCGACGGGAATACCACGGCGACCTACGCCGAAACCATTGATTTCTACCTGCAACTGGCCCGGGAATACCCGGAAGTAAACGTACAGACCCTGGGTGCTACCGACAGCGGCAAACCCCTTCACCTGGTGACCTATAGCCCCGAAGGGGATTTCAATTTTGAGCGCCTGCGCCGGGAGCATGCCATTTTATTGATCCTCAACGGCATCCACCCGGGTGAAAGCGACGGGATCGACGCCAGTATGCTGCTGCTGCGCGACCTGGCGGCAGGCAAACTACAAGTTCCTGAAAAACTGGTGGTTGCGGTAATTCCCGTATATAACGTGGGGGGAGCGCTCAACCGGAACAGCGGTTCGCGGGCCAATCAAAACGGGCCGGCATCCTACGGGTTCCGGGGAAATGCGCGCAACTACGACCTCAACCGGGATTTTGTAAAAATGGATACCCGGAATGCCCGGACATTTGCACAGATTTTCCATCTGGTTGAACCGGATTTCTTTTTGGACAACCACGTGAGCAACGGGGCGGATTACCAATACACGCTTACCCACCTTTTCACACAGCACAACAAACTCGGGGGGCCGCTTGGGGGGTACCTGGAAGACAGCCTGCGAACCGCACTCGAAACATCCCTTGCGCGCAACGACTGGGAGATTACTCCCTATGTAAATGTATTTAACCGCCCCCCGGAGTCCGGGTTCAGCCAGTTTATGGACTCCCCGCGGTATTCCACGGGGTATGCCGCTCTTTGGAATACGCCCGGGATGATGCTGGAAACCCACATGCTCAAACCCTATGACCAGCGGGTTGCCGGAACCTACGCCCTTATGGAGTCGTTGATGGCACTGGTGGCGGAACGGCGCGAAGCCCTCCGGGAGCACCGCGGGCAGACAAAAGCGTCCTGGGTACCCGGCTCCGGCTACCCGCTGGGCTGGAAAGCAGACAGTACGCAGTTCCGGATGCTCGATTTCAAGGGATACCAGGCCGATACGATTCCCAGCGCGGTTAGCGGGCAACCCCGGCTTCAGTATGACAGGAACCGCCCCGTGGAAACCCGGGTCCGGTATTACAACCAGTTCCGGCCCACGGACTCGGTGCGAATTCCCGAGGCCTACATCATCCCCCGTCAGTGGACCCGGGTGGTGGAGCGCCTGGAGTGGAACAACATTCGCTACCGGGCCCTGGAGCGGGATACCACCCTGGGGGTTACCTCCTATCGCATCGCGGATTACAGCACGTACCAGCAGGCCTATGAGGGGCACTACCCGCATTACGCCACAAGCGTAACCGCCGATACCGTCAGGCGGGATTTCCACGCGGGCGACCTGGTGGTCCCCACCGACCAGCCCGGGGTGCGCTATCTCCTGGAAACCCTGGAGCCCATGGCGCCGGATTCATTTTTCAATTGGAATTTCTTCGACACCATCCTCCAGCAAAAAGAGGGGTTCTCCCCCTACGTCTTCGAGGAGACTGCAGCGGAACTCCTGGCCGGCGATTCCCTGTTGCGGAAAAAATTCCAACGCATGCGGGATTCGGTCCCGGGCTTTGCCGATTCCGGCTACCGCCAGCTCAATTGGATCTACATGCAGAGTCCGCACTACGAAGCAGCCCACCTGCAGTATCCGGTATACCGGCTTGAATAG
- a CDS encoding LUD domain-containing protein, which produces MGLFDKLFGGGKKKKRSKETVQTRGVHMPDLQIPVDEKFTIQFKKNGGKFIYCDNFEEVREALKNIVEENQWQEASFFVMNPALEERFKNENLRFSSKSAQSGVFFTTCEHLVAQNGSILVCSNQLLEKKLGELPENIIVFATTSQLVESIGEGLKIIKKKYKNRIPANITTLKHFQPTTENAKDFLTYGSSSKHLYLLLLEDL; this is translated from the coding sequence ATGGGGCTATTTGATAAACTTTTCGGAGGAGGAAAGAAGAAGAAGCGTTCCAAGGAAACGGTTCAGACACGGGGCGTGCATATGCCCGATTTGCAAATTCCTGTCGACGAGAAGTTTACGATTCAGTTCAAGAAAAACGGCGGCAAATTTATCTATTGCGATAATTTTGAGGAGGTCCGGGAAGCCCTGAAAAACATCGTGGAGGAGAACCAATGGCAGGAGGCCTCTTTTTTTGTGATGAACCCCGCCCTGGAGGAGCGTTTTAAAAACGAAAACCTCCGATTTTCATCCAAAAGCGCCCAAAGCGGGGTCTTTTTTACCACCTGCGAACACCTGGTGGCCCAGAACGGGTCCATCCTGGTTTGCTCCAACCAGTTGCTGGAGAAGAAGCTGGGCGAACTCCCGGAGAACATCATCGTCTTCGCCACCACCAGCCAGCTGGTGGAATCTATTGGGGAAGGCCTCAAAATCATCAAGAAAAAGTACAAAAATCGAATCCCGGCGAACATCACCACGCTGAAACACTTCCAGCCAACCACCGAAAACGCCAAGGATTTTCTCACCTACGGCAGTAGTTCAAAACACCTGTACCTGCTCTTATTGGAGGATCTGTAG
- a CDS encoding NUDIX domain-containing protein, with the protein MYKVFVNERPLILTDKIVESAEGEYFMMNDDAVQTAVESLSKKKLSKAFIYHPNIEEILNKFAAKIPLTVAAGGVVTNPQGKVLFIYRNKKWDLPKGKIKKKESLEECALREVKEETGVKGLRIENHLRTTYHVFKRKGKYHLKEVHWYAMKTDYSGKLKGQKSEGIKKVKWKGPRKIQKALKKSYINIRILFEPPAESL; encoded by the coding sequence ATGTATAAAGTTTTTGTGAATGAAAGGCCCCTGATTTTGACAGACAAAATCGTGGAGTCCGCGGAAGGGGAATACTTTATGATGAATGACGACGCAGTGCAGACTGCCGTAGAGTCCCTTTCGAAGAAAAAACTCAGCAAAGCCTTTATCTACCACCCGAACATCGAGGAGATCCTCAATAAGTTCGCGGCCAAGATCCCGCTCACCGTGGCGGCCGGAGGCGTGGTGACCAACCCGCAGGGAAAGGTCCTTTTCATCTACAGGAACAAAAAGTGGGATTTACCCAAGGGGAAGATCAAGAAAAAGGAAAGCCTGGAGGAGTGCGCCCTCCGGGAGGTAAAAGAAGAAACCGGCGTCAAGGGCCTGAGAATCGAAAACCATCTGCGCACCACCTACCACGTCTTCAAGCGCAAGGGGAAATACCACCTCAAGGAAGTGCACTGGTACGCTATGAAAACGGATTATTCCGGCAAATTGAAGGGCCAGAAAAGCGAGGGGATCAAGAAAGTCAAATGGAAGGGGCCCCGGAAGATTCAGAAAGCGCTGAAGAAATCCTATATCAATATCCGCATCCTGTTTGAACCGCCTGCGGAAAGCCTCTGA
- the pyrE gene encoding orotate phosphoribosyltransferase, which translates to MVLDDETARKTAELLLQINAIKLKPENPFTWASGWKSPIYCDNRIVLSYPDIREYIAGQLAHQLTEQYGRPDLVVGVATGAIGIGMLVAEKLGLPFAYVRPEPKSHGRQNQIEGQATTGQRVVVIEDLISTGKSSLNAIAALDKAGLQVLGMLGIFSYGFDVAAENIARRGIPVHTLSTYGHLIGLASESGYIQPDQMETLREWRRNPQEWNN; encoded by the coding sequence ATGGTTTTAGATGATGAAACGGCTCGGAAAACCGCAGAGCTGCTGCTGCAAATTAATGCAATAAAATTAAAACCTGAAAATCCCTTTACCTGGGCTTCCGGGTGGAAATCCCCTATCTATTGCGACAACCGCATTGTACTGTCCTACCCGGATATACGGGAGTACATCGCCGGGCAACTGGCGCACCAGCTCACGGAACAATACGGGCGGCCGGACCTGGTGGTGGGGGTTGCCACAGGCGCCATCGGCATCGGTATGCTGGTGGCCGAAAAACTCGGGTTGCCCTTTGCATACGTCCGTCCCGAACCCAAGTCGCACGGGCGGCAAAACCAGATTGAGGGCCAGGCTACAACCGGCCAGCGCGTCGTGGTGATCGAAGACCTGATCAGCACCGGCAAGAGCAGCCTGAACGCCATCGCGGCCCTGGACAAGGCCGGGTTGCAGGTTTTGGGTATGCTGGGTATTTTCAGTTATGGCTTTGACGTCGCGGCGGAAAATATTGCCAGGCGGGGCATCCCGGTCCATACCCTCAGCACTTACGGCCACCTGATTGGCCTGGCATCCGAATCCGGCTACATCCAGCCGGACCAGATGGAAACCCTGCGCGAATGGCGCAGAAACCCCCAAGAATGGAACAACTGA
- the rsfS gene encoding ribosome silencing factor — MTKREASADELIALILHGIEEVKGLDINLLDLRAIDNTVCDYFVICNGTSNTHVNAIVNSIQKTVSKAINDKPWHVEGSENAEWVLMDYVNVVVHVFQKHVREYYDIEGLWGDAKVTLVESSYN; from the coding sequence ATGACGAAAAGGGAAGCAAGTGCAGATGAATTGATTGCCTTAATTTTACATGGAATAGAAGAAGTAAAAGGATTAGATATAAACCTGCTCGATTTAAGGGCCATTGACAATACGGTTTGCGATTATTTTGTGATTTGCAACGGAACCTCCAACACACATGTCAATGCCATCGTAAATTCCATTCAGAAAACAGTTAGCAAAGCTATTAATGACAAGCCCTGGCATGTAGAAGGTTCGGAAAATGCCGAATGGGTGTTGATGGACTATGTAAATGTCGTCGTCCACGTGTTCCAGAAGCACGTTCGGGAGTACTATGATATTGAGGGACTTTGGGGAGATGCCAAGGTGACGCTCGTCGAAAGCAGCTACAACTAA
- a CDS encoding biotin--[acetyl-CoA-carboxylase] ligase yields the protein MQRIKLPATDSTNAYLKRLLRERELPDGTLVSAGVQTRGRGQRGSGWKSEEGKNLTFSILKRFSGFPAREHFRLNMAVSLAIVSVLDALEIPEISVKWPNDILSGPYKVCGILIENALQSGGITHSIVGIGLNVNQRAFPGLPAAASLAVRAGRNLDRDQLLDRLQEALWKELSGLESQPSPEPPLRYGSLHDRYEARLFRKGAESKFSTADRGLFAGVIQGVDAEGRLLVATGERQVRAFGFKEIRLHYGPEAR from the coding sequence ATGCAACGAATCAAACTCCCTGCCACAGATTCCACAAACGCCTATTTAAAGCGATTGTTGCGAGAACGCGAATTGCCCGACGGCACGCTGGTTTCTGCCGGGGTGCAGACAAGGGGAAGGGGACAGCGGGGGTCCGGTTGGAAATCAGAGGAGGGTAAAAACCTGACATTCAGTATTCTGAAGCGATTTTCAGGCTTTCCTGCCCGGGAGCATTTTCGGCTGAATATGGCGGTATCCCTGGCGATAGTCAGCGTCCTGGACGCCCTGGAAATCCCCGAAATTTCTGTAAAATGGCCGAACGACATTCTGTCAGGTCCGTATAAGGTCTGCGGAATCCTGATCGAAAATGCCCTGCAATCCGGCGGGATCACCCACAGCATCGTCGGAATCGGCCTCAACGTGAACCAGCGGGCATTCCCCGGCCTGCCGGCTGCCGCATCCCTGGCTGTCCGGGCCGGTCGCAACCTGGACAGGGACCAGCTCCTGGACCGTCTCCAGGAGGCCCTTTGGAAAGAGCTGTCAGGTCTGGAGTCGCAGCCTTCGCCGGAGCCGCCCTTGCGCTATGGGTCGCTGCACGACCGCTATGAGGCCCGCCTTTTCAGGAAAGGGGCCGAGTCCAAATTCAGTACGGCAGACCGCGGTCTCTTTGCGGGTGTCATACAGGGGGTGGATGCGGAAGGCCGCTTGCTGGTTGCCACCGGCGAACGGCAGGTCCGGGCCTTTGGATTTAAGGAGATCCGGTTGCACTACGGCCCGGAAGCCCGGTAA
- a CDS encoding phosphatidate cytidylyltransferase, producing the protein MREVFRRLITGVLYVLLLLSAVFLSSDAFDFLFMVFGLACLYEYKRLVLLRGYYIFIAYLGLWWVFIYLTRDVILIRLLLMLTLVVNITLMAWLYSKRKNPFTNLQKFLVGLFYIGGGCIFLTMIPYKDDVFAKYLITGIFILIWVNDSFAYLVGKTIGKHKLFPSVSPKKTIEGTLGGMVFAIAASALLGYLTPVLHTWEWVVLGLVLVGMGTYGDLIESRLKRAAGIKDSGAILPGHGGMLDRLDSLVFAAPFAYLTLLILSYVS; encoded by the coding sequence ATGAGGGAGGTATTCAGACGCCTGATCACGGGCGTACTTTACGTTTTACTCCTGCTCTCCGCGGTCTTCCTCAGTTCGGACGCCTTCGATTTCCTCTTTATGGTCTTTGGCCTGGCCTGCCTCTACGAATACAAGCGCCTGGTGCTCCTCAGGGGGTATTACATCTTTATCGCCTACCTGGGGCTGTGGTGGGTGTTTATCTACCTGACCCGGGACGTAATACTGATCCGGCTGCTGCTCATGCTGACCCTGGTTGTGAATATTACCCTGATGGCCTGGCTGTACAGCAAACGCAAAAATCCCTTTACCAATTTGCAGAAGTTCCTCGTCGGGCTTTTTTATATCGGCGGGGGCTGCATTTTCCTGACCATGATCCCCTACAAGGACGACGTTTTTGCCAAATACCTGATAACGGGTATTTTTATCCTGATCTGGGTGAACGATTCCTTTGCCTACCTGGTGGGCAAAACCATCGGCAAACACAAGTTGTTTCCCTCTGTATCGCCGAAAAAGACGATAGAGGGGACCCTCGGGGGGATGGTATTCGCAATAGCCGCTTCGGCCCTACTGGGATACCTCACCCCGGTACTGCACACCTGGGAGTGGGTGGTACTCGGGCTCGTGCTGGTCGGCATGGGGACCTACGGCGACCTGATCGAGTCCCGGTTGAAACGCGCAGCCGGCATCAAAGACAGCGGGGCCATCCTGCCCGGACACGGGGGGATGCTGGACCGCCTGGACAGTTTGGTATTTGCCGCGCCTTTTGCATATTTGACATTATTAATTCTCAGCTATGTTTCATAG
- a CDS encoding PAS domain-containing sensor histidine kinase — MKETQVHAQSFLISQIPSPTAFLNRDLEVVHASDTFIETFHFDKKNLFGRRISEVLPQAPEHLIGVMQRCLKGTDGKKGIDRFVTSDNEEHWYESSNTPWYDKNENVIGVILQITNITDRIQKELQYEKTQILLEAKAVNARIGSWEYNAFTEKLSWCPMTRKIHEVPDDYKPTIDDGIEFYKEGYSRNAISMAVYKAMETGQPWKEKLKIVSRTGKELWVIATGKPLYKDGIYIGLIGTIQDVTEANISHQRSTESENLLRTVVDNLPLNVYIKDLESRKILVNKAECAYLGVSDADELLGKSDFELYNRQIAQESRDEDLFVLNNGTPLLGKETISVRKDGKVTHFLSSKIPLFDEDGEVYGLLGLSMDISDLKQKESELRQLIDVSSQQNKKLVNFAHIVSHNLRSHSANFSMLLDFLSSEPDGEERNRILGMLNNASDNLLETLENLNEVIAINTNVRMEKKEVRLHRAVHAAQQHLSEFLKSHNAKVFNEIPPEAVMRAIPTYLDSILINFITNGVKYRHPERVPEVRLSYEKSGGQDVLVISDNGLGIDLKKYGDKLFGMYKTFHNHPEARGIGLYITKNQVEAMNGRIQTSSTVGEGTIFKIFLDEQG, encoded by the coding sequence TTGAAGGAGACGCAAGTACACGCACAGAGTTTTCTGATTTCACAAATACCCAGCCCTACGGCATTCCTCAATCGGGACCTCGAAGTGGTCCACGCATCGGATACCTTTATCGAGACTTTTCATTTCGACAAAAAAAACCTGTTTGGACGTAGGATTTCCGAAGTCCTCCCCCAGGCCCCGGAACACCTGATCGGCGTCATGCAACGCTGCCTGAAGGGAACTGACGGCAAAAAAGGCATCGACCGCTTTGTGACCTCCGACAACGAGGAACACTGGTACGAGTCGAGCAATACGCCCTGGTACGACAAAAATGAAAACGTCATTGGCGTTATCCTTCAAATTACCAACATCACCGACCGGATCCAAAAGGAACTCCAGTACGAAAAAACGCAAATCCTTTTGGAAGCCAAGGCGGTGAATGCCCGCATCGGCAGCTGGGAATACAATGCCTTTACGGAGAAACTCAGCTGGTGCCCGATGACCCGCAAAATCCACGAGGTCCCGGACGACTACAAACCAACAATTGACGACGGCATTGAATTCTACAAGGAAGGCTATTCGCGAAATGCAATCTCCATGGCGGTATATAAGGCGATGGAAACCGGGCAACCCTGGAAGGAAAAGCTGAAAATCGTTTCCCGAACCGGAAAGGAACTCTGGGTAATCGCCACCGGGAAGCCGCTCTACAAGGACGGCATCTATATCGGGCTGATCGGGACCATCCAGGACGTTACCGAAGCCAATATCTCCCACCAGCGGTCTACGGAGAGCGAAAACCTGCTACGAACAGTGGTAGACAACCTCCCGCTTAACGTCTATATCAAGGACCTGGAATCCCGGAAAATCCTCGTAAACAAGGCGGAATGCGCCTACCTCGGGGTATCCGACGCGGATGAACTGCTCGGAAAATCAGACTTTGAACTCTACAACCGGCAAATTGCCCAGGAATCCCGCGATGAGGACCTCTTTGTCCTGAACAACGGGACCCCGTTGTTGGGCAAGGAGACCATTTCTGTACGCAAGGATGGAAAAGTCACGCACTTTTTGAGTTCCAAAATCCCGCTTTTTGACGAAGACGGCGAGGTCTACGGCCTTCTGGGCCTCAGCATGGATATTTCCGACCTGAAACAAAAGGAATCCGAATTGCGGCAACTGATCGACGTTTCCTCCCAGCAGAATAAAAAGCTCGTGAATTTTGCGCACATCGTCTCCCACAACCTCCGGTCGCACAGCGCCAATTTTTCGATGCTGCTGGATTTCCTTTCCTCCGAACCCGACGGGGAGGAACGCAACCGGATCCTGGGCATGCTCAACAATGCTTCGGACAACCTGCTGGAGACCCTCGAAAACCTCAACGAGGTGATCGCCATCAATACAAATGTGCGGATGGAAAAGAAGGAGGTCCGCCTGCACCGGGCGGTACACGCTGCCCAACAGCACCTGTCGGAATTCCTGAAATCCCACAATGCCAAAGTATTCAACGAAATCCCGCCGGAGGCTGTCATGCGTGCCATCCCTACCTACCTGGACAGTATCCTGATCAATTTTATCACCAACGGGGTCAAATACCGGCACCCCGAACGGGTACCCGAAGTGCGCCTCTCCTATGAAAAATCCGGGGGGCAGGACGTCCTGGTGATTTCGGACAACGGACTGGGGATCGACCTGAAAAAATACGGGGACAAGTTATTCGGCATGTACAAGACATTCCACAACCACCCGGAAGCCCGGGGTATCGGTTTGTATATCACCAAAAACCAGGTGGAGGCCATGAATGGCCGGATCCAGACCAGCAGTACGGTCGGGGAGGGTACGATTTTTAAAATTTTCCTGGATGAACAAGGTTGA
- a CDS encoding response regulator — protein sequence MNKVDQIFIIDDDPITVFGIRKMLMALDAAAAIDSFANGQLALQKIEELLEQGGNLPDVVFLDINMPIMDGWQFLEAFIQLPCPRPIRINIVTSSIDPNDLDRFENFKTRTSHILEYRNKPIRLSDLEEITRAA from the coding sequence ATGAACAAGGTTGACCAAATCTTTATTATCGACGACGATCCGATCACAGTTTTCGGGATCCGTAAAATGCTGATGGCCCTCGATGCGGCGGCAGCGATTGACTCATTTGCCAACGGGCAGCTGGCCCTGCAGAAAATTGAGGAATTGCTCGAACAGGGCGGCAACCTGCCCGACGTGGTTTTCCTGGACATCAACATGCCCATTATGGACGGCTGGCAATTTTTGGAGGCTTTTATCCAATTGCCCTGTCCGCGGCCCATCCGCATCAACATCGTCACTTCTTCCATCGACCCGAACGACCTGGATCGATTTGAAAACTTCAAGACGCGCACCAGCCATATCCTGGAATACCGGAACAAACCCATCCGCCTCAGCGACCTGGAGGAAATTACACGGGCCGCATAG